A genomic segment from Bacillota bacterium encodes:
- a CDS encoding N-acetyltransferase: MTIRKARITDVENIQQLVNNYADKGLMLPRSLSMLYESLREFMVAEDINISENADGSRKPEILGTGALHVIWSDLAEIRALAVAPHKTGTGIGRRLVESLLAEARDLGIPYVFALTYQPVFFEKCGFTRIEKEQLPQKVWKDCINCPRFPNCDEVALIIKIPEIKTHPGNGKTFADAIFPPKGNRPVS; the protein is encoded by the coding sequence GTGACGATTCGAAAGGCTAGAATTACTGATGTAGAAAATATTCAACAATTAGTGAATAATTATGCAGACAAGGGACTTATGCTGCCGCGATCGCTCAGCATGCTTTATGAGAGTCTTAGGGAATTTATGGTCGCCGAGGATATTAATATATCGGAAAACGCTGATGGATCGCGAAAGCCAGAGATATTGGGCACAGGAGCGCTCCATGTTATCTGGAGCGATCTTGCTGAGATACGCGCTCTGGCAGTAGCCCCGCATAAGACCGGGACGGGGATAGGAAGAAGGCTCGTTGAGAGCCTCTTAGCAGAGGCCAGAGATCTTGGGATACCATATGTCTTTGCCCTGACCTACCAGCCTGTCTTCTTCGAAAAATGCGGTTTTACACGCATCGAAAAGGAACAGCTCCCGCAAAAGGTCTGGAAGGATTGCATAAATTGCCCGAGATTCCCTAACTGTGATGAGGTGGCTTTGATAATCAAGATACCCGAAATCAAGACGCATCCCGGCAATGGAAAGACTTTCGCTGACGCGATATTTCCTCCAAAAGGAAATCGTCCGGTGAGCTAA
- a CDS encoding insulinase family protein, producing the protein MMNAVRVLGSNVKPRPMVFLLCAMILGLGVLILALPSCAKDSADSARTHASISKTVFDNGLTLLVKPNPANEVVAVNVFVRMGLMYEPLQKAGLSTLTQRVLTMGTTSRSAQEIANETESVGAHIGASASHDYGNVVLLTTREGFERSMKVFLDVLQNPTFPQEEVEKEKSMLLQQIATMEDQPFNAALIVFLKSFYGDHPYAYLPTGTLETVSALKREDLVDWFRKVYVPNNMVITVVGNVDPAEVSRLFADSLGKLPRGNPLEPARVALSTKAGNIESYKQKNTQALFFVLGYPGPDILNEDAPAMDVLNTILGAGMSSRLFVELRDKKGLAYAVSSGYLRQAGPSCIFAFMATAPANYKAARDGMIAEFEKLMKEEVSPDELMSAKKFVKGIYIMSHETNSAQGSFLGRYEMLGLGYEYDQKYPELIEKVTAADIKRVAKEYFDYFTIGALSPVPLGE; encoded by the coding sequence ATGATGAACGCGGTTAGGGTCCTTGGAAGTAATGTAAAACCCCGCCCCATGGTTTTCCTCCTGTGTGCCATGATATTAGGTTTGGGGGTATTGATTTTGGCTTTGCCTTCCTGTGCGAAGGATTCCGCGGATTCTGCCCGAACTCATGCCTCTATCTCTAAAACAGTCTTCGATAATGGTTTGACCCTGCTCGTCAAGCCAAATCCGGCAAATGAAGTGGTGGCAGTCAATGTCTTTGTGAGAATGGGTCTTATGTATGAGCCCCTCCAGAAGGCAGGATTATCGACGCTGACTCAGAGAGTGTTGACAATGGGAACCACTTCCCGAAGCGCGCAAGAGATCGCAAACGAGACGGAATCAGTGGGCGCTCATATTGGAGCAAGCGCCAGCCATGATTATGGAAATGTAGTATTGCTCACCACCCGCGAGGGGTTCGAGCGATCCATGAAGGTATTTCTCGATGTTCTCCAAAATCCTACCTTCCCCCAGGAAGAGGTGGAGAAGGAGAAGAGTATGCTTTTGCAACAAATTGCTACCATGGAGGATCAGCCATTCAATGCTGCATTGATAGTCTTCCTGAAAAGTTTCTATGGAGACCATCCATATGCATACCTCCCGACAGGGACTTTGGAGACTGTGTCAGCTCTGAAACGAGAGGATCTTGTGGATTGGTTCCGGAAGGTATATGTGCCCAATAATATGGTGATCACAGTGGTGGGGAATGTAGACCCCGCGGAGGTCTCGAGGCTATTCGCCGATAGCCTTGGCAAACTCCCCCGGGGGAATCCCCTGGAGCCTGCCAGGGTCGCGCTTTCCACCAAGGCGGGGAATATAGAGTCATATAAGCAAAAGAATACTCAGGCCCTATTCTTTGTCCTTGGATATCCTGGACCTGACATTCTCAACGAAGACGCCCCGGCAATGGATGTGCTCAATACTATCTTGGGCGCGGGCATGAGTTCCAGGCTTTTTGTGGAGCTTCGGGACAAGAAGGGGCTTGCCTATGCTGTGAGCTCTGGATATTTACGGCAAGCTGGGCCCTCGTGCATTTTCGCCTTCATGGCGACTGCTCCCGCAAATTATAAGGCCGCAAGGGATGGGATGATAGCTGAGTTCGAAAAGCTCATGAAGGAGGAAGTGAGCCCCGATGAGCTTATGTCGGCGAAGAAGTTCGTGAAAGGCATCTATATCATGAGCCACGAAACCAATTCTGCCCAGGGCTCTTTCTTGGGCAGATATGAGATGTTGGGACTCGGATATGAATATGATCAGAAATATCCTGAGCTCATTGAAAAGGTTACAGCAGCGGACATAAAGCGGGTGGCCAAAGAATACTTCGATTACTTCACCATCGGGGCTTTGTCCCCAGTTCCTTTGGGAGAATGA
- a CDS encoding phosphate ABC transporter substrate-binding protein: protein MRKMWGIILFMGLCFVALSLVLSGCKGKNPAPAGSTGTSHKVLTIAGSTSVQPFAELLAEDYMKLNSGVVINVQGGGSSAGARAAMNGVADIGAMSRDLAPEERTLQEIVIARDGIAIIVNPKNPLSDLSLEQVRGIFSGRFTRWSQVGGMDKPIHVVTREEGSGTRGSFDEMVMHGEDVTPAAVVQDSNGAVRETVAGDVAAIGYISLGLVNARVKGLAIDGVEPTVEAVTEGRYSIARPFLFVSKEKPAGLAKDFIDFVLSKEAQAKLAREGLVPVR from the coding sequence ATGAGGAAGATGTGGGGCATTATTCTTTTCATGGGGCTATGCTTTGTGGCCCTTAGCCTCGTTCTGTCCGGTTGTAAGGGCAAAAATCCAGCTCCGGCAGGATCGACTGGAACATCCCATAAGGTTCTCACCATTGCAGGCTCCACCTCCGTTCAGCCCTTTGCAGAACTCCTGGCAGAAGATTATATGAAACTCAATAGCGGAGTTGTGATCAATGTTCAGGGCGGAGGGTCGAGCGCGGGGGCTCGGGCTGCCATGAATGGGGTGGCCGACATTGGAGCCATGTCGCGTGATCTTGCGCCGGAGGAAAGGACTTTGCAGGAAATCGTGATCGCCCGTGATGGTATAGCTATCATAGTGAATCCCAAAAACCCCCTGAGTGATCTCTCTCTTGAACAGGTGAGAGGAATATTCTCCGGCAGGTTCACCAGATGGAGCCAAGTTGGGGGAATGGACAAGCCAATTCATGTGGTCACCAGGGAAGAGGGGTCCGGCACAAGGGGCTCATTCGATGAGATGGTCATGCATGGCGAGGACGTCACACCAGCTGCGGTAGTTCAGGATTCTAACGGCGCTGTCAGGGAAACGGTAGCTGGCGATGTGGCTGCCATCGGATACATCTCCCTCGGCCTTGTGAACGCGAGGGTGAAGGGGCTCGCCATTGATGGGGTTGAACCCACGGTGGAGGCGGTCACGGAGGGGCGGTATTCCATAGCAAGGCCGTTCCTGTTTGTGTCGAAGGAGAAGCCTGCGGGACTTGCGAAGGATTTCATCGATTTCGTCCTCAGCAAGGAGGCCCAGGCGAAGCTCGCACGGGAAGGACTTGTGCCAGTCAGATAG